Proteins from one Streptomyces sp. NBC_00390 genomic window:
- a CDS encoding MDR family MFS transporter, with amino-acid sequence MAQEARTPEVSPAPGEGQDRRTVLVAIGALLLGMLLAALDQTIVATALPTIVSELGGLNHLSWVVTAYMLAATAATPLWGKLGDQYGRKKLFQAAIVIFLIGSALCGMAQNMPQLIGYRALQGLGGGGLMVLSMAIVGDIVPPRERGRYQGLFGAVFGATSVLGPLLGGLFTEHLSWRWVFYINLPIGVVALLVVAAVLHIPKRRTRHTIDYLGTFLLASVATCLVLVASLGGTTWAWGSAQIIVLAVLGVVLLVAFVAVERRAAEPVLPLKLFRVRTFSLVAVISFIVGFAMFGAMTFLPTFLQVVQGVSPTLSGVHLLPMVLGLLVTSTASGQIVSRTGRWKVFPIAGTAVTALGLFLLHQLEETSTTWEMSIYFFVFGAGLGLVMQVLVLVVQNAVSYEDLGVATSGATFFRSIGASFGVAVFGTVFTSSLENRLTDALAGQRVPPGADAAELAADPRAIAELPPSLRSSVLHAYSTSITDVFLYAVPVVLIAFVFTWFLKEDKLRGSVTAPDTTQTLASNPVERSSHDEVARALSVLGSREGRQHIYEKITEKAGYDLLPASSWLLLRIKRHGMVEPSRLAEATPVPLRAIMEAARQVEGRGYARRVGLDLLLTDRGDEAATRLSQAREESLAQLLGDWWGPERPTDLVQLVHELNRELCGSDGERPHGPPPERDHAAPHHHRHEHRD; translated from the coding sequence ATGGCTCAGGAAGCGCGCACTCCGGAGGTGAGTCCGGCCCCCGGCGAGGGCCAGGACCGGCGCACCGTCCTCGTCGCCATCGGGGCCCTGCTGCTCGGCATGCTGCTCGCCGCGCTCGACCAGACCATCGTCGCCACCGCGCTGCCGACCATCGTCAGCGAACTCGGCGGTCTGAACCACCTGTCCTGGGTGGTCACCGCGTACATGCTGGCCGCGACGGCCGCCACCCCGCTGTGGGGCAAGCTCGGCGACCAGTACGGCCGCAAGAAGCTCTTCCAGGCCGCCATCGTCATCTTCCTCATCGGCTCCGCCCTGTGCGGCATGGCCCAGAACATGCCGCAACTCATCGGCTACCGCGCCCTCCAGGGCCTCGGCGGCGGCGGGCTCATGGTGCTGTCCATGGCGATCGTCGGCGACATCGTGCCACCGCGCGAACGCGGCAGGTACCAGGGCCTGTTCGGTGCGGTGTTCGGTGCGACCAGCGTCCTCGGCCCGCTGCTCGGCGGCCTGTTCACCGAACACCTCAGCTGGCGCTGGGTCTTCTACATCAACCTGCCCATCGGCGTCGTCGCGCTGCTCGTCGTCGCCGCCGTCCTGCACATCCCGAAACGGCGGACCCGGCACACCATCGACTACCTCGGCACCTTCCTCCTCGCGTCGGTCGCCACCTGCCTGGTCCTCGTCGCCTCGCTCGGCGGAACCACCTGGGCCTGGGGCTCGGCGCAGATCATCGTGCTCGCCGTGCTCGGGGTCGTCCTGCTCGTCGCCTTCGTGGCCGTCGAACGGCGGGCCGCCGAACCGGTGCTGCCGCTGAAGCTGTTCCGTGTCCGGACCTTCAGCCTCGTCGCCGTCATCAGCTTCATCGTCGGCTTCGCGATGTTCGGCGCGATGACCTTCCTGCCGACGTTCCTGCAGGTCGTCCAAGGGGTCTCGCCGACCCTGTCGGGTGTGCACCTGCTGCCGATGGTGCTCGGCCTGCTGGTCACCTCCACCGCCTCCGGCCAGATCGTCAGCCGCACCGGCCGCTGGAAGGTCTTCCCCATCGCGGGGACCGCCGTCACCGCGCTCGGCCTGTTCCTGCTGCACCAGCTCGAGGAGACCAGCACCACCTGGGAGATGAGCATCTACTTCTTCGTCTTCGGCGCGGGACTCGGACTCGTCATGCAGGTGCTGGTGCTCGTCGTGCAGAACGCCGTCAGCTACGAGGACCTGGGCGTCGCCACCTCGGGCGCGACGTTCTTCCGCTCCATCGGCGCCTCGTTCGGCGTCGCTGTTTTCGGCACCGTCTTCACCAGCAGCCTCGAGAACAGGCTCACCGACGCGCTCGCCGGACAGCGGGTGCCGCCCGGCGCCGACGCCGCGGAGCTGGCCGCCGACCCGCGTGCCATCGCCGAACTGCCGCCGTCGCTGCGGTCGTCGGTACTGCACGCCTACTCGACATCCATCACGGACGTCTTCCTCTACGCCGTCCCTGTCGTCCTGATCGCCTTCGTCTTCACCTGGTTCCTCAAGGAGGACAAGCTCCGCGGCTCGGTCACCGCACCCGACACCACCCAGACCCTGGCCTCCAACCCCGTCGAACGCTCCTCGCACGACGAGGTCGCCCGGGCCCTGTCGGTGCTCGGCTCGCGCGAGGGACGGCAGCACATCTACGAGAAGATCACCGAGAAGGCGGGCTACGACCTGCTGCCCGCGTCCAGCTGGCTGCTGCTGCGCATCAAGCGCCACGGCATGGTGGAACCGTCCCGCCTCGCCGAGGCCACGCCCGTACCGCTGCGCGCCATCATGGAGGCTGCCCGCCAGGTCGAGGGCAGGGGATACGCCCGCCGCGTGGGCCTCGACCTGCTCCTCACCGACCGCGGCGACGAGGCGGCCACGCGGCTGTCGCAGGCCCGCGAGGAGTCGCTGGCACAACTGCTGGGCGACTGGTGGGGCCCGGAGCGCCCGACCGACCTGGTTCAGCTGGTGCACGAACTCAACAGAGAGCTGTGCGGCTCGGACGGCGAACGGCCCCACGGTCCGCCGCCCGAGCGGGATCACGCCGCTCCTCACCACCACCGCCACGAGCACCGCGACTGA
- a CDS encoding RNA-guided endonuclease InsQ/TnpB family protein, which translates to MVAYETGTTSRNELQKLVYARLKAEFGLAAQPAVRTVRKVVDAYTTLRANIRAGNLGPEGSKRRRRAESKPIAFRPDAAQPYDDRILSWQHDAQTVSIWAVAGRIKGIRYTGHSGRLAMLAKYRRGESDLVHRDGMWFLIATCEVPEAPLSTNPVDWIGVDRGIANLATTSDGDNYQGRRLGRFRRWHARKRAELQAKQTRSAARRAKRRGKREARHAAHVNHKISKEIVAVAQRTGRGIALEELSGIRDRVRPSRDQRATFSSWPFHQLEQHLRYKAQRAGVPVIAVDARYTSQMCPRCGHTVRHNRPTRDTFSCRRCGLAGPADHVAGVNVRNRARSAWVLVNGPVPQRV; encoded by the coding sequence GTGGTGGCGTACGAGACGGGCACCACGTCCCGCAATGAGTTGCAGAAGCTGGTCTACGCCCGTCTCAAGGCCGAGTTCGGGCTCGCTGCCCAACCGGCGGTCCGCACGGTGAGGAAGGTCGTGGACGCCTACACGACGTTGCGTGCGAACATCCGGGCCGGGAACCTCGGCCCCGAGGGATCGAAGCGGCGCAGGCGTGCGGAGTCGAAACCGATTGCCTTCCGTCCGGATGCGGCCCAGCCGTATGACGACCGGATCCTGTCGTGGCAGCACGACGCGCAGACTGTCAGCATCTGGGCCGTGGCCGGGCGGATCAAGGGCATCAGGTACACCGGGCACTCCGGCCGGTTGGCGATGCTGGCGAAGTACCGGCGAGGCGAGTCGGATCTTGTCCACCGGGACGGTATGTGGTTCCTGATCGCCACGTGCGAGGTCCCCGAAGCGCCGCTCAGCACCAACCCGGTGGACTGGATCGGCGTGGACCGGGGCATTGCAAACCTCGCCACTACTTCCGATGGGGACAACTACCAGGGCCGCCGTCTTGGCCGTTTCCGGCGGTGGCACGCCCGTAAGCGCGCCGAACTCCAGGCGAAGCAGACCCGCTCCGCCGCCCGGCGCGCCAAGCGGCGGGGCAAGCGCGAGGCCCGGCACGCAGCGCACGTCAACCACAAGATCAGTAAGGAGATCGTGGCCGTCGCACAACGCACCGGACGCGGGATTGCCCTCGAAGAACTGAGCGGCATCCGTGACCGGGTACGGCCTTCCCGCGACCAGCGGGCCACGTTCTCCTCCTGGCCGTTCCACCAGCTCGAACAACACCTCCGGTACAAGGCCCAGCGGGCCGGAGTGCCGGTGATCGCGGTGGACGCCCGCTACACCTCGCAGATGTGCCCGCGTTGCGGGCACACGGTGAGGCACAACCGTCCCACCCGGGACACCTTCTCCTGTCGTCGGTGCGGGCTCGCTGGTCCCGCCGATCACGTCGCCGGGGTCAACGTGCGCAACCGCGCCCGCTCGGCGTGGGTTCTCGTCAACGGACCCGTACCACAAAGGGTTTAA
- a CDS encoding GNAT family N-acetyltransferase gives MTTWTLAPEAYDSPDASTLRRAYYADVASSYWKRPATDAEVDEGLAGDGAEQLTPPTGRFVVGRYGGEAAACGGFLMLDAERAELTRVFVRPEFRGHKGAGLLMDLLEEEARAFGARRMVLNTRLDLLAARALYARHGYAEIPAYCTGPYMDIWYGKDLSTSRP, from the coding sequence ATGACCACCTGGACTCTTGCACCCGAGGCCTACGACTCCCCCGACGCGAGCACCCTGCGCCGCGCGTACTACGCCGATGTCGCGAGCAGCTACTGGAAGCGGCCCGCGACCGACGCGGAGGTCGACGAGGGACTGGCCGGCGACGGTGCCGAGCAGCTCACCCCGCCCACGGGCCGGTTCGTCGTCGGCCGGTACGGCGGCGAGGCGGCCGCCTGCGGCGGGTTCCTGATGCTGGATGCCGAGCGCGCCGAGCTCACCCGGGTGTTCGTACGGCCCGAGTTCCGCGGGCACAAGGGCGCCGGTCTGCTGATGGATCTGCTGGAGGAGGAGGCCAGGGCCTTCGGTGCGCGGCGCATGGTGCTGAACACGCGCCTGGACCTGCTCGCGGCCCGCGCGCTGTATGCGCGGCACGGCTACGCCGAGATACCGGCGTACTGCACGGGGCCGTACATGGACATCTGGTACGGCAAGGATCTGTCAACTTCTCGGCCGTAA
- a CDS encoding beta-propeller fold lactonase family protein, protein MVRAWVAGLAVLAGLAVPIAVATPAAAQTGTFAYVANNVADTVSVIDTATNTVVGDPIPVGDGPFGVAVTPDGTRVYVTNSQADTVSVIDTATNTVIGDPIPVGDGPFGVAVTPDGTRVYVTNSQADTVSVIDTATNTVIGDPIPVGNNPFGVAITPDGTRAYVINLFSNDVSVIDTATNTVTTTIPVGDAPQGVAITPDGNFVYVSNSGFPGTVSVIDTATNTVTTTIPIGITPKGVAITPDGNFVYVARLNNLVSVIDTATNTVTTTIPVGDLSQQVAITPDGTRAYVTNLDSDNVSVIDTATNTVTTTVPVGDGPIGVAIGTVTTERTPTKLTLKLEKKKGKDTLDALGGNHGLTLKAKLTAEGQPLEGKDITFTNAVLLCTDTTDERGKATCKVPGKQAKDTCYTAAFAGDGTYEPSTATVCKKDDHGKPGPWSAQLDPSDVHDLVQSAMASAGLPD, encoded by the coding sequence ATGGTGCGGGCCTGGGTGGCGGGGTTGGCGGTCCTGGCCGGCCTGGCCGTCCCGATCGCCGTGGCCACGCCGGCCGCCGCGCAGACCGGCACCTTCGCCTACGTCGCCAACAACGTCGCGGACACCGTGTCAGTGATCGACACCGCCACCAACACCGTCGTCGGGGACCCCATCCCCGTCGGCGACGGCCCCTTTGGCGTGGCAGTCACCCCGGACGGCACCCGCGTCTACGTCACCAACAGCCAAGCAGACACCGTGTCAGTGATCGACACCGCCACCAACACCGTCATCGGGGACCCCATCCCCGTCGGCGACGGCCCCTTTGGCGTGGCAGTCACCCCGGACGGCACCCGCGTCTACGTCACCAACAGCCAAGCAGACACCGTGTCAGTGATCGACACCGCCACCAACACCGTCATCGGGGACCCCATCCCCGTCGGCAACAACCCGTTCGGCGTGGCGATCACCCCGGACGGCACCCGCGCCTACGTCATCAACCTCTTCTCGAACGACGTCTCGGTCATCGACACCGCCACCAACACCGTCACCACCACCATCCCCGTCGGCGACGCCCCCCAGGGCGTGGCGATCACCCCGGACGGCAACTTCGTCTACGTCAGCAACTCGGGCTTCCCCGGCACCGTGTCCGTGATCGACACCGCCACCAACACCGTCACCACCACCATCCCCATCGGCATCACCCCCAAGGGCGTGGCGATCACCCCGGACGGCAACTTCGTCTACGTCGCCAGGCTCAACAACCTGGTGTCGGTGATCGACACCGCCACCAACACCGTCACCACCACCATCCCCGTCGGCGACCTCTCCCAACAGGTGGCGATCACCCCGGACGGCACCCGCGCCTACGTCACCAACCTCGACTCGGACAACGTCTCGGTCATCGACACCGCCACCAACACCGTCACCACCACCGTCCCCGTCGGCGACGGCCCCATCGGCGTGGCCATCGGGACCGTCACCACGGAGCGCACCCCGACCAAACTGACACTGAAGCTGGAGAAGAAGAAAGGGAAGGACACCCTGGACGCCCTGGGAGGCAACCACGGTCTCACCCTCAAGGCCAAGCTGACCGCCGAGGGCCAGCCGCTGGAAGGCAAGGACATCACCTTCACCAACGCCGTCCTGCTGTGCACCGACACCACCGACGAACGCGGCAAGGCCACCTGCAAGGTCCCCGGCAAGCAGGCCAAGGACACCTGCTACACCGCCGCCTTCGCCGGTGACGGCACCTACGAGCCCTCCACCGCCACCGTCTGCAAGAAGGACGACCACGGCAAGCCCGGCCCCTGGTCGGCACAGCTCGACCCGAGCGACGTCCATGACCTGGTGCAGTCGGCCATGGCCTCGGCGGGCTTGCCGGACTGA
- a CDS encoding antibiotic biosynthesis monooxygenase family protein, whose protein sequence is MPSVVKINVLSVPEEQREVLEKRFASRAGAVESSDGFEWFELLRPVEGTDQYLVYTRWRDEESFQAWMEGPMKAAHQGGGEGERPKPAASGSTLWSFEVVQQAAPKQA, encoded by the coding sequence GTGCCCAGCGTGGTAAAGATCAACGTCCTGTCCGTGCCCGAGGAGCAGCGTGAGGTCCTCGAGAAGCGATTCGCCTCGCGTGCCGGGGCCGTGGAGAGTTCCGACGGCTTCGAGTGGTTCGAGCTGCTGCGGCCCGTCGAGGGCACCGACCAGTACCTCGTGTACACCCGGTGGCGCGACGAGGAGTCCTTCCAGGCCTGGATGGAGGGGCCGATGAAGGCCGCGCACCAGGGTGGCGGCGAGGGTGAGCGGCCCAAGCCCGCCGCGAGCGGGTCCACGCTCTGGTCGTTCGAGGTGGTGCAGCAGGCGGCCCCCAAGCAGGCCTGA
- a CDS encoding GNAT family N-acetyltransferase — protein MTDLRIEQAAGDAMLKDWQHVHNVIIPTDPLSLDDVRERVGRNHLEVAYLGDVPVGCTTVRPPTGDTSTATVIARVLPGHRGQGFGKELYARGLAHARTLGAKVIETIVLASNPDGLRFAQAQGFEEVERYVLPGDTIPFITLRLP, from the coding sequence ATGACCGACCTCCGTATCGAACAGGCCGCCGGCGACGCGATGCTCAAGGACTGGCAGCACGTCCACAACGTGATCATCCCCACCGATCCCCTGTCCCTCGACGACGTGCGTGAGCGTGTCGGGCGCAACCACCTGGAGGTCGCGTATCTCGGCGACGTTCCCGTGGGCTGCACGACGGTGCGTCCGCCCACGGGCGACACGTCCACCGCCACCGTGATCGCCCGGGTGCTCCCCGGCCACCGCGGCCAGGGCTTCGGCAAGGAGCTCTACGCACGAGGGCTGGCCCACGCGCGAACGCTCGGCGCGAAGGTGATCGAAACGATCGTCCTGGCATCCAACCCCGACGGGCTGCGGTTCGCGCAGGCGCAGGGATTCGAGGAGGTCGAGAGGTACGTGCTTCCGGGTGACACCATCCCCTTCATCACGCTGAGGCTGCCCTGA
- a CDS encoding 2-dehydropantoate 2-reductase, whose protein sequence is MTTVAVVGAGAVGGVVAARLAAAGHVRVTACVRSPLGGIRVDRPDGTAESLPVDEASDPGQASTADWVVLATKAHQTAGAARWLERLCGPGTRVAVLQNGVEHVERVSPLVGEARILPAVVEISAEPLGRGHIRLFGPPRIVVPESEDGNAFAALCKDTGIIVEQTDDFLTAAWTKLCLNVANGAITAVTTRRMPVFTNPRVARLGRALVEEARLVGSSLGARLPDDLADQVIERLLAMPAESGSSMLWDRLAGRPLEFDARNGAVVRAGARVGVPTPHNDTVTALLEAISEVGERAS, encoded by the coding sequence ATGACGACCGTTGCTGTGGTGGGTGCCGGAGCGGTGGGCGGCGTGGTGGCTGCCCGACTGGCCGCGGCGGGACATGTCCGCGTGACAGCTTGCGTGCGCTCACCACTCGGCGGTATCCGTGTCGACCGGCCCGACGGCACCGCGGAGAGCCTGCCGGTCGACGAGGCATCGGACCCCGGGCAGGCGTCGACGGCCGACTGGGTGGTGCTGGCGACCAAGGCCCACCAGACGGCCGGTGCCGCGCGGTGGCTCGAGCGCCTCTGCGGTCCCGGCACACGGGTCGCGGTCCTGCAGAACGGCGTCGAGCACGTGGAGCGGGTGTCGCCGCTGGTGGGTGAGGCCCGAATCCTGCCGGCCGTCGTGGAGATCTCGGCCGAGCCGCTCGGACGCGGGCACATACGGCTGTTCGGTCCCCCGCGGATCGTGGTGCCCGAGAGCGAGGACGGCAATGCCTTCGCGGCTCTGTGCAAGGACACCGGCATCATCGTCGAGCAGACGGACGACTTCCTGACCGCGGCCTGGACCAAGCTGTGCCTCAACGTCGCCAACGGCGCCATCACCGCGGTGACCACGCGCCGGATGCCCGTCTTCACGAATCCGCGTGTCGCCCGGCTGGGCCGCGCGCTGGTCGAGGAGGCGCGTCTGGTCGGCAGTTCGCTGGGCGCGCGACTGCCTGACGACCTCGCCGACCAGGTCATCGAGCGGCTTCTCGCCATGCCGGCCGAGTCGGGCAGCAGCATGCTCTGGGACCGCCTCGCAGGCCGGCCGCTCGAATTCGACGCCCGTAACGGCGCCGTCGTGCGCGCGGGGGCACGGGTCGGCGTTCCCACCCCGCACAACGACACCGTCACCGCGCTGCTGGAAGCGATCAGCGAGGTGGGCGAGCGAGCCTCGTAG
- a CDS encoding O-methyltransferase, whose protein sequence is MTLPSSLDQWNAVAGYITERLVPADDVLTAALEASEAAGLPSIAVSPNEGRLLHLLAKVQGARTVLEIGTLGGYSTIWLARALPEGGRLISLEYDPAHADVARANIARAGLDKIAEVRTGAALDTLPRMAAEPGAGPFDMFFIDADKQNNARYVEWALRLSRPGSLVIVDNVVRDGKVADAVSKDPAIMGTREMFDLIAAEPRLEATAVQTVGPKGYDGFLLARVVS, encoded by the coding sequence ATGACTCTTCCGTCCTCTCTGGACCAGTGGAACGCGGTGGCCGGCTACATCACCGAGCGGCTCGTGCCCGCGGACGACGTGCTGACGGCGGCGCTGGAGGCGAGCGAGGCCGCAGGGCTGCCGTCCATCGCGGTCTCACCGAACGAGGGCAGGCTGCTGCATCTGCTGGCGAAGGTGCAGGGCGCGCGCACGGTGCTGGAGATCGGCACGCTGGGCGGCTACAGCACGATCTGGCTGGCGCGTGCGCTGCCCGAGGGCGGCAGGCTGATCTCGCTCGAGTACGACCCGGCCCACGCCGACGTGGCCCGCGCCAACATCGCACGGGCGGGTCTCGACAAGATCGCCGAGGTCAGGACGGGTGCGGCGCTGGACACGCTGCCGCGGATGGCCGCGGAGCCGGGGGCGGGCCCGTTCGACATGTTCTTCATCGACGCGGACAAGCAGAACAACGCGCGCTATGTGGAGTGGGCGCTGCGCCTGTCGCGCCCCGGCAGCCTGGTCATCGTCGACAACGTGGTGCGTGACGGCAAGGTGGCGGACGCGGTGTCGAAGGATCCGGCGATCATGGGCACCCGGGAGATGTTCGACCTGATCGCCGCCGAGCCCCGGCTGGAGGCGACGGCCGTCCAGACGGTGGGTCCGAAGGGCTACGACGGCTTCCTGCTGGCGCGCGTGGTGTCCTGA
- a CDS encoding DUF2330 domain-containing protein has product MRGNIQEQAAADPYDRPHGRPRQRVLLVVLALLALQIGSLISPAYACGCGAMVPGAQSRMTVDHETAVVDWDGRREQIVMRFTVDSDAPEAAWIMPVPGRAEVELAENALFDELAEITAPVHRERSYFWPRDGDWPLGSVYADGAAAAPLPGKAAGVGVVGREQLGDFDVARLTATDPDALRGWLTENGFRLPDGLTADLEPYVRQGWEYVAVRLAPREKGAVLRGTLDPLRLAFASDRPVYPMRLSRRAENSQALSLFVLAGHRMEPRSAIGGDEPEVTYAGEVGPYGAVGELTGGKERFLTAFEQDFPRPERINGDHELRAADSDASFRRVVYDDELLTVAGMPVWLMTIGAAVAAAATAVVLRVRSRRRNAVPLSAA; this is encoded by the coding sequence ATGCGGGGGAACATACAAGAACAGGCGGCCGCCGATCCCTACGACCGGCCGCACGGCCGGCCACGACAGCGGGTGCTGCTGGTGGTGCTGGCGCTGCTCGCGCTGCAGATCGGGTCGCTGATCAGCCCGGCGTACGCGTGCGGCTGCGGGGCGATGGTGCCGGGAGCGCAGTCCAGGATGACCGTCGATCACGAGACGGCGGTGGTCGACTGGGACGGCCGCAGGGAACAGATCGTCATGCGCTTCACGGTCGACTCGGACGCGCCCGAGGCCGCCTGGATCATGCCGGTGCCCGGGCGGGCCGAGGTGGAGCTCGCGGAGAACGCGCTCTTCGACGAACTGGCGGAGATCACCGCTCCGGTGCACCGCGAGAGGTCCTACTTCTGGCCGCGCGACGGTGACTGGCCGCTCGGCTCGGTCTATGCGGACGGCGCGGCCGCCGCCCCGCTGCCCGGGAAGGCTGCGGGGGTCGGGGTGGTTGGCCGCGAGCAGCTGGGTGACTTCGATGTCGCACGGCTGACGGCGACCGACCCGGACGCCCTGCGGGGGTGGCTCACCGAGAACGGCTTCCGGCTGCCCGACGGTCTGACGGCGGACCTGGAGCCGTATGTGCGCCAGGGCTGGGAGTACGTGGCGGTGCGGCTGGCGCCCCGCGAGAAGGGCGCGGTTCTGCGGGGCACGCTCGATCCTCTGCGGCTGGCGTTCGCGAGCGACCGCCCGGTCTATCCGATGCGGTTGTCGCGGCGGGCCGAGAACTCCCAGGCGCTGTCGCTGTTCGTGCTGGCCGGGCACCGGATGGAGCCGCGCAGCGCGATCGGCGGGGACGAGCCGGAGGTGACGTACGCAGGGGAGGTCGGGCCGTACGGGGCGGTCGGCGAGCTCACCGGCGGGAAGGAGCGCTTTCTGACCGCCTTCGAGCAGGACTTTCCCCGGCCGGAGCGGATCAACGGCGACCACGAACTGCGGGCGGCGGACTCGGACGCGTCGTTCAGGCGGGTGGTGTACGACGACGAGCTGCTGACGGTCGCGGGCATGCCGGTGTGGCTGATGACGATCGGCGCCGCGGTGGCGGCGGCCGCGACGGCCGTGGTGCTGCGGGTACGGTCGCGTCGGCGCAATGCCGTGCCGCTGTCGGCGGCCTGA
- a CDS encoding bifunctional glycosyltransferase 87/phosphatase PAP2 family protein, whose product MANAEHSVRGTATRDTRMGAARAALWLVAAVLAVRQTAAVLRRPPGERLTDLETWIGENGVLKVTGSLYDAGRFTGTPFAGLVLKPLARSAEQSLGVAWTFGTLLLVVLLGLVAARALPIPVSRRSTLLAAPVAISLLMLSLPVRNSFHLGQTSIIPVLLVLVGCFAVRGERPSGILIGIGAALQPTVLLFAPLLWLTGRRSAAVAAGGTFTALSALAWAALPSDSWTYWVHHVAGAGLGARPDSLANQSLHGALLRLGLEGPLEIALYLLLAAAVCFVGLRRAVRCTQDGQLLLGVALTGCVAVAVSPTAWQHQLLWVLLAIVGRVGKRASDRMLWPVLVILAMTLPGKMLLPNVGFLYPVRDNALLIAALAAACAVPFLPLTSPYFRRPVPTEYAEPVAARWARVPLLPFWRRVLSRPNLLLELLVIRVGYSAYSHIRAAATGGVAAAEEHGREILSIERALGIDIEYWANQAVIKSGWAEAFFDFYYTSFHFVVPLGILGVLYVRRPSDYRWARTSLAFATVLALLGFWLYPLAPPRLMPAMGFIDTVHGPQDLANPDYGAMTAVTNQYAAMPSLHFGWSLWCGLVVLMLAPKLWMKLLGLVHPLATVCAIVTTANHWVLDAAGGAAVVGAGFGLTYLLAGRRQLRIPPQAVPAARAVETARETEKVPAGGV is encoded by the coding sequence GTGGCGAACGCGGAACACAGCGTGCGCGGAACAGCGACGAGGGACACGAGGATGGGTGCGGCACGAGCCGCCCTGTGGCTCGTCGCCGCCGTACTCGCCGTACGCCAGACGGCAGCGGTGCTGCGGCGGCCCCCCGGTGAACGCCTCACCGACCTGGAGACCTGGATCGGTGAGAACGGCGTCCTGAAGGTGACGGGATCCCTGTACGACGCCGGCAGATTCACCGGCACCCCGTTCGCCGGTCTGGTGCTCAAACCCCTGGCACGCTCCGCCGAGCAGAGCCTCGGCGTCGCCTGGACCTTCGGCACCCTGCTGCTCGTCGTCCTGCTCGGCCTGGTCGCCGCCCGCGCCCTGCCCATCCCCGTGTCCCGCCGCAGCACCCTGCTGGCGGCCCCCGTCGCCATCAGCCTGCTGATGCTGTCCCTGCCCGTCCGCAACAGCTTCCACCTCGGCCAGACCAGCATCATCCCCGTCCTGCTCGTGCTGGTCGGCTGCTTCGCCGTACGCGGTGAGAGACCCTCCGGCATCCTCATCGGCATCGGCGCGGCCCTCCAGCCCACCGTCCTGCTCTTCGCACCGCTGCTGTGGCTCACCGGCCGCCGCAGCGCCGCCGTGGCCGCGGGTGGCACCTTCACGGCCCTCTCGGCGCTCGCCTGGGCCGCGCTGCCCAGCGACTCGTGGACCTACTGGGTGCACCACGTCGCCGGCGCCGGCCTCGGCGCACGCCCGGACAGCCTCGCCAACCAGTCCCTGCACGGCGCGCTGCTCCGCCTCGGCCTCGAGGGCCCCTTGGAGATCGCCCTCTACCTGCTGCTCGCCGCCGCCGTCTGCTTCGTCGGCCTGCGCCGCGCCGTCCGCTGCACCCAGGACGGCCAGCTCCTCCTCGGCGTCGCCCTCACCGGCTGCGTCGCGGTCGCCGTCTCGCCCACCGCCTGGCAGCACCAGCTGCTGTGGGTGCTGCTCGCGATCGTCGGCCGCGTCGGCAAACGTGCCTCCGACCGCATGCTGTGGCCCGTACTCGTCATCCTGGCCATGACCCTGCCGGGCAAGATGCTGCTGCCCAACGTGGGCTTCCTGTACCCCGTACGCGACAACGCGCTGCTCATCGCTGCGCTCGCGGCCGCCTGCGCGGTGCCGTTCCTGCCGCTGACCTCGCCGTACTTCCGCCGGCCCGTGCCCACCGAGTACGCGGAGCCGGTCGCCGCGCGCTGGGCCCGGGTGCCGCTGCTGCCGTTCTGGCGCCGGGTCCTCAGCCGCCCGAACCTGCTGCTGGAACTGCTGGTGATCCGGGTCGGCTACTCGGCCTACTCGCACATCCGCGCCGCGGCGACCGGCGGAGTGGCGGCGGCCGAGGAACACGGCCGGGAGATCCTCTCGATCGAGCGGGCACTGGGCATCGACATCGAGTACTGGGCCAACCAGGCAGTGATCAAAAGCGGGTGGGCGGAGGCGTTCTTCGACTTCTACTACACGTCGTTCCACTTCGTGGTGCCGCTGGGCATCCTCGGTGTCCTGTACGTCCGCCGCCCGTCGGACTACCGCTGGGCCCGCACCTCGCTGGCCTTCGCCACGGTGCTGGCCCTGCTCGGCTTCTGGCTCTACCCGTTGGCCCCGCCGCGGCTGATGCCCGCCATGGGCTTCATCGACACGGTGCACGGCCCGCAGGACCTCGCCAACCCGGACTACGGGGCGATGACGGCCGTCACCAACCAGTACGCGGCGATGCCGTCGCTGCACTTCGGCTGGTCGCTGTGGTGCGGGCTGGTGGTCCTGATGCTCGCCCCCAAGCTGTGGATGAAGCTCCTGGGGCTCGTGCATCCCCTGGCCACCGTGTGCGCGATCGTCACCACAGCCAACCACTGGGTCCTGGACGCGGCGGGCGGCGCGGCGGTCGTCGGCGCGGGCTTCGGCCTGACGTACCTGCTGGCGGGCCGCCGACAGCTCCGGATCCCGCCGCAGGCGGTCCCGGCGGCGAGGGCCGTGGAGACCGCCCGCGAGACGGAGAAGGTCCCGGCCGGGGGCGTGTAA